One genomic window of Mucilaginibacter sp. SJ includes the following:
- a CDS encoding Pycsar system effector family protein has protein sequence MIYEKQLKKTRRYIETYFQENKRPELTYHNLEHTIYVVKAAEKIAAYNHLSEDDIFILLTAAWFHDIGYVHGKEEHEETGIKIARTYLEEQGMEESQLSKILSLIRITQRKEIPSDLLEQIILDADTFHLGKKSFLKKSELLRKETELDCKKLIPRNDWYKETIGFMEHHQFYTIYSNTLLADQKSENLYHLKALTVQYDHNASLTPANMLTKSTERAEKSIDTAFRIASQNNQRLSSLADNKAHILITVNSIILSAIISLVLRKLADNSYLVIPTFILLAISLSTMVLAIITTRPTVSKGTFSRGEIEQKKINLLFFGNYFKMLPEEYTSGMWMMLDDKVYIYNSIMLDIYYQGTVIGRKYHYLRLAYNIFMWGLVIAVLAFFIAAMVHNGGAGVIEEPA, from the coding sequence ATGATATACGAGAAGCAATTAAAGAAGACCAGGCGGTACATTGAGACCTATTTCCAGGAGAATAAGAGGCCTGAACTGACCTATCACAACCTGGAGCACACTATCTACGTGGTCAAGGCAGCGGAAAAGATCGCGGCCTACAACCATTTGTCAGAGGATGATATTTTTATTTTATTAACGGCTGCCTGGTTCCATGATATCGGTTATGTACATGGCAAGGAAGAGCATGAGGAAACCGGGATCAAGATAGCGCGTACCTACCTTGAAGAACAGGGAATGGAGGAATCGCAGCTCAGCAAGATCCTTTCCCTGATCAGGATCACCCAGCGGAAAGAAATACCTTCGGACCTGCTGGAGCAGATCATTCTCGACGCGGACACCTTTCACCTGGGCAAAAAGTCCTTCCTGAAAAAAAGCGAATTGTTGCGTAAAGAAACCGAACTGGACTGCAAAAAACTGATCCCGAGGAATGACTGGTACAAAGAGACCATCGGGTTCATGGAACACCATCAATTTTATACGATCTACAGCAATACGCTGCTGGCCGATCAGAAATCAGAGAACCTTTACCACCTGAAGGCCCTTACGGTACAGTATGACCACAATGCATCGCTGACCCCGGCAAACATGCTGACGAAAAGCACCGAGCGGGCGGAAAAATCGATCGATACCGCGTTTCGGATCGCTTCGCAGAATAACCAGCGCCTGAGCAGCCTTGCCGATAACAAGGCACACATACTGATCACGGTCAATTCTATCATCCTGTCTGCGATCATCAGCCTTGTGCTGCGTAAACTCGCTGACAATAGTTATCTCGTTATCCCGACCTTCATTCTGCTGGCCATCAGTCTTTCAACCATGGTGCTGGCGATCATCACCACGCGGCCTACGGTCAGTAAGGGAACCTTTAGCCGCGGAGAGATCGAACAAAAGAAGATCAACCTGCTCTTTTTCGGTAATTATTTCAAAATGCTGCCCGAAGAGTATACGAGCGGCATGTGGATGATGCTGGACGATAAAGTATATATATATAATTCCATCATGCTGGACATCTACTACCAGGGAACGGTTATCGGCCGTAAATACCATTACCTGCGGCTTGCCTACAATATTTTCATGTGGGGACTGGTGATCGCAGTGCTGGCATTTTTCATCGCCGCGATGGTGCATAACGGCGGTGCGGGAGTTATCGAAGAGCCTGCCTGA
- the ppk1 gene encoding polyphosphate kinase 1, which translates to MKNIFFDRDQSWLGFNGRILDEAADPEVPLLERFRFLSIYSSNLDEFYRVRYPIIRALHALKEKDRLNHNEKAESTADLHAVRQLIDMQQNRFGEILRQELLPALQDQGIQFLHCKPLSEDIQVEAGDIFFNKVLGYLQPVALKGSGERFFPENNRSYFLVVLDNGNRQRQVVVNIPTAQLGRFYELKGTGGPVILFLDDIIRHHLPYLFPGERIAGCYAVKVTRDATLLPEDDLSSDLAELVEKQLSKRDFGLVTRFIHAPDMPAQLLKRSLKYLEIDAESAVTGGHYHNLTDLFHLPLKGKGMVFNEWPAHRQAGPLMPESIFEQLHGKDLFVHTPYQSYDPVLRFFNEAANHPEVTDICTTVYRIASDSRIGSALISAARNGKRVRVLVELKARFDEHNNLRWAKQMQEAGVEIIYSGKKQKVHAKVTLVKRTGNSHAGYYGLISTGNFHEGTAKRYTDIVLMTANAELLCEVKKLFGILARKKKPSSAKKAFNELIVAPFNLRSRFLELINREIDNARIGRKASVFIKVNNLEERTLITKLYEASQAGVDIHLMVRSVCCLIPGIKGMSERITITRIVDRFLEHSRIFRFHNNGEEEIFIGSADWMNRNVYHRIEVCAPVKDPAVRDHINQCIRYWKDDNLKAVWLNSGLENIKKASGGAPLQAQEAIYTLLMPSERSITPIITRTHDIREAIKEDQAVH; encoded by the coding sequence TTTAACGGCCGGATACTTGATGAAGCAGCAGACCCGGAGGTCCCCTTGCTGGAACGATTCCGCTTCCTGTCCATATACAGTTCGAACCTTGACGAATTTTACCGGGTACGCTACCCGATCATCCGGGCCTTACACGCGCTGAAGGAAAAAGACCGGCTGAACCATAATGAAAAGGCCGAGTCAACGGCCGACCTGCATGCGGTACGTCAGCTGATCGACATGCAGCAGAACCGCTTCGGGGAGATCCTGCGTCAGGAACTGCTACCGGCCTTGCAGGACCAGGGCATTCAATTCCTGCATTGCAAGCCGCTTTCTGAAGATATCCAAGTGGAAGCCGGGGATATCTTCTTCAATAAGGTCTTAGGCTACCTGCAACCGGTCGCGTTGAAAGGTTCAGGGGAACGTTTCTTCCCGGAGAACAACCGGTCATATTTCCTGGTAGTGCTGGACAACGGCAACCGCCAGCGGCAGGTAGTGGTCAATATTCCAACGGCCCAGCTCGGTCGTTTTTATGAGCTCAAAGGGACTGGCGGTCCGGTGATCCTGTTCCTCGACGATATCATCAGGCATCACCTGCCATACCTGTTCCCGGGAGAGCGGATAGCAGGATGTTACGCGGTGAAGGTGACTCGGGACGCGACCTTGCTACCCGAAGATGACCTTAGCAGTGACCTTGCAGAACTTGTGGAAAAGCAATTATCCAAACGTGATTTCGGTCTGGTTACGCGGTTCATCCACGCACCGGACATGCCTGCGCAACTTTTAAAACGGTCATTAAAATATTTGGAAATAGATGCCGAAAGCGCGGTGACGGGGGGACATTACCATAACCTGACCGACCTGTTCCACCTTCCTTTAAAAGGCAAAGGGATGGTATTTAATGAATGGCCGGCACACCGGCAGGCGGGTCCGCTGATGCCTGAAAGTATCTTCGAGCAGCTTCATGGCAAGGACCTGTTCGTTCATACGCCTTACCAATCGTATGATCCCGTTCTCCGCTTCTTTAATGAGGCCGCGAACCATCCCGAGGTTACCGATATCTGTACGACCGTGTACCGTATCGCCTCCGATTCAAGGATCGGATCGGCACTGATCAGCGCGGCCAGGAACGGAAAACGCGTTCGGGTACTGGTCGAACTCAAAGCGCGGTTCGACGAGCATAATAATCTCCGCTGGGCCAAGCAGATGCAGGAAGCGGGTGTAGAGATCATTTATAGCGGAAAGAAACAAAAGGTTCATGCCAAGGTCACGCTGGTCAAAAGGACAGGAAATTCGCATGCAGGCTATTACGGACTGATCTCGACCGGAAATTTCCACGAAGGGACGGCTAAAAGATATACCGATATCGTATTGATGACCGCCAATGCTGAGCTGCTATGCGAAGTAAAAAAGCTATTCGGTATACTGGCCAGGAAGAAGAAACCATCCTCGGCAAAAAAGGCATTCAATGAACTGATCGTCGCTCCATTCAACCTGCGGTCACGCTTCCTCGAACTCATCAACCGGGAGATCGATAATGCACGGATCGGCAGGAAAGCATCGGTGTTCATCAAGGTCAATAACCTGGAGGAGCGTACACTGATCACGAAATTATACGAGGCTTCACAGGCGGGTGTGGACATACACCTGATGGTCCGTAGCGTGTGCTGCCTTATCCCCGGTATAAAAGGCATGAGCGAAAGGATCACGATCACCAGGATCGTAGACCGGTTCCTTGAGCACAGCCGGATATTCCGTTTCCATAATAACGGTGAGGAAGAAATATTTATCGGCTCTGCCGATTGGATGAACAGGAACGTTTATCACCGGATCGAGGTCTGCGCACCTGTGAAAGACCCTGCGGTGCGTGACCATATCAACCAATGTATCCGCTACTGGAAAGACGATAACCTTAAGGCGGTCTGGCTGAACAGCGGCCTTGAAAATATCAAAAAGGCATCAGGCGGTGCGCCATTACAGGCGCAGGAAGCCATTTACACCTTACTTATGCCATCAGAAAGGAGCATCACACCCATTATTACAAGGACACATGATATACGAGAAGCAATTAAAGAAGACCAGGCGGTACATTGA